The window GCGGAGTTGGATGCACGGCGTGCCATGGAGATTCGTCACGGCATCTGGCCGAAAAGGGGCGTGGCCCGATCGTCAATCCGGCGAAGCTGACGCCAGCCAGGAGAGATAGTACCTGCCTTCAGTGCCATCTTGAGGGGGACGTAGCGATTTATCGTGCGGGCACATCGCTTGCTCAGTTTCATGCAGGCGAAGATCTCGCAGACTATGCAGTGTATTTTGTGAAGGCAAGCGCAGAGTTGGGAGGTGGGCGGGCGACTAGTCAGTACGAAGCTCTTTTGCGAAGCGCGTGCAAGGTTGCGAGCGGCGACAAACTAACGTGTACGACCTGCCACGACCCGCATAGCTCACCAAGCGCAGAGGAACGTGTCAGCTACTTTCGTGGGAGATGCCTGACGTGTCACACGAGTCCTAAAATTGCGACCATGCACCATCCAGAGGAGAAAGATTGTGCGGTATGCCATATGCCTACTCGTGCGACTACGGACATCTCCCATGAACAGGCGACAGACCACAATATTCAGCGTCGGCCAGCGCCTACGGCAGCGATGCGATTTACAGATCTCGCAGAGTCTACTGAGTTGGTGCCGGTGGGCAATGTTTCAGTTGGAGACAGAGAACTAGGACTGGCCTATGCGCAACTTGCCGAGCATGGCGATCGTGTGGCAGCGACGAAGGCGATCCGTTTACTGGCAAAGGCAGAAAAAGATGGGCACAACGATGCGCAGGTGCACACGCAACTAGGACTTCTTCAGCAGATGTCTGGTGATAGGGAAGATGCTCGCAGAGAGTATATGGACGCTTTGCAGAAGAATCCGTACGATGTGCCTGTGCTGGGAGATCTTGCTGTTCTAGATGCGTCTTCCGGAGGTGTTGAAGAGGCGATAGCCCTATTGCAGCGTGCGGTTGACGCCGATCCAAGTCAGATGGCATCCGGCCTAAACCTTGCATTCATCGAGTGCAAATTGGGTGACAAGAAGAAAGCGCTGGAGATTCTGGTGGGTCTTTCGCGGTTCAACCCAGACGATCCGACGGTTCGCACGTTTTTGACTTCCGGAACTTATGCGGGGCAGCGATGCGAGCTTCGCTAAAGGTGGTGTACGAACTGCTTGCTCTCTTCAACCGGAGACTTTTGTCTGACCTATTTAAGATATTGTCTACTCGAAGCGTTATGCGCCGATTGTTTTTGAGTCGATCTACTCTGGCTTGCGCGCTGCTCGTCGCGCCTTTGTGTCGCGCGCAACGAGTGCCGACAGTGTATGGGTATAACACGAATGGCCAGCCTGTGACGCGTCTTGCCTCCTCCGGAACGGAAGCGATTGTTCTCTTTTTCGTCGCATCGGACTGTCCCATCTCGAATCGCTACATCCCGGAGATACGAAGTCTCGAAGAGAAGTTTGCAGCGCAGCATGTTGTGTTTTGGCTCGTCTATCCCAATGTTGGTGAGACTTCGAGTGGCGTTCGTCAGCATGAAGCTGCTTACGGATCTGAAGAACATATCCTGCTTGATCCTGACCATCGACTTGTAGCTTTCGCGCATGCAAAGCTGACTCCTGAGTCGGCGATTCTTGTTCCAGAGCATTCAGACGCTGAAACTTTTCGTACCGTCTATCACGGACGCATCGACGATCGCTATGTGCAGTTCGGACACGAGCGGCCGAAGGCAACGCAGCACGATCTGGAGCGAGCGATCGGCGATGTTCTTCAACACCGTAGTGTGGAGCAGCCAAATGGACCGGCGGTCGGCTGCGGAATTATAGGGCGCCCATGACGTGTCCTGAGGCGAGATATCTCTCTTCTGGACTGTTAGGGATTGTCGCGCTTGCGACACTTTCTGGTCAGCTGCCGCACTCGCATGTTCAGGCCGCAGCGGCTCCGATTACTTTCAACCGACAGATTGCACCCATCTTTTATAAGCAATGCAGCGGCTGCCATCATCCTGGAGGCTCTGGTCCTTTCAGTCTTCTCTCCTACGCGGATGCGAAGCGTTGGGGAACCCAGATACGAACCGTTACACAGACTCGATACATGCCACCCTGGCTGCCTGAGCCTGGCTTTGGCAACTTCGCGGATAGCCGACGTCTGTCTGATGAAGATGTGGCGCTCATCAAGGCGTGGGTCGAAGCCGGTATGCCCGAAGGCGATGCGAAGGATACCCCTGCGCCGCCTGTCTTTTCGAAGGAGTGGCAGCTTGGAACGCCGGATCTTATCTTGAAGGCGACATCGGAGATGCAGGTTCCCGCGTCCGGCACCGATCTCTTTCGCAACTTCATTCTGCCTGTTCCGATTACGGAGACCAAATACATCCGTGCGATGGAGATCAGACCGGGAGCACCACAGGTGGTTCATCATGCGAATGTACTGATCGATAGGACTGCTTCGTTGCGACGTAAACACCCGACCGATTGGGAGCAGGGAGTTCCTGGGATGGAGCTTACCGTCGATTCGGGTGATTCGTTCGATCCTGATAGCCACTTTCTCTTCTGGAAGCCGGACTCTCCCGCGTTGATCGAACCGAAGGGTATGCCCTGGCGGCTTGATCCTGGCAACGATTTGATCCTCAACATGCATTTGAAACCCAGCGGGAAGCCAGAAAGTCTCCAGGCTACTGTGGGACTTTATTTTGCTGACAAGCCTGCTGTGGCGCATCCTATGCTTTTGCAGCTTGAGCACGATGGGGCGATTGATATTCCAGCGGGCGATGCGGCATTTGTTATTGAAGATCAACTCAAGCTTCCCATCGATGTCGATGTTCTAGG is drawn from Edaphobacter lichenicola and contains these coding sequences:
- a CDS encoding tetratricopeptide repeat protein; protein product: MPKSSGVLKGSLRGVGRLTFALSIAALAYGIVCALTDLSVRASAAPEAHPITAALSSNPDAVCAGCHQNIYETYERTPMAKGSGTAVSGLLEAGFLHAASGVRYSIFLRDGKAWMSYDRDREPLLHGEKQLMYFVGSGHRGRTYLYQVEGQWFEIPINYYGKKQLWDMAPNYSATKTMPDALPVDSNCLHCHATAVQMALPEARNKYEGVPFQQGGVGCTACHGDSSRHLAEKGRGPIVNPAKLTPARRDSTCLQCHLEGDVAIYRAGTSLAQFHAGEDLADYAVYFVKASAELGGGRATSQYEALLRSACKVASGDKLTCTTCHDPHSSPSAEERVSYFRGRCLTCHTSPKIATMHHPEEKDCAVCHMPTRATTDISHEQATDHNIQRRPAPTAAMRFTDLAESTELVPVGNVSVGDRELGLAYAQLAEHGDRVAATKAIRLLAKAEKDGHNDAQVHTQLGLLQQMSGDREDARREYMDALQKNPYDVPVLGDLAVLDASSGGVEEAIALLQRAVDADPSQMASGLNLAFIECKLGDKKKALEILVGLSRFNPDDPTVRTFLTSGTYAGQRCELR
- a CDS encoding redoxin domain-containing protein; amino-acid sequence: MRRLFLSRSTLACALLVAPLCRAQRVPTVYGYNTNGQPVTRLASSGTEAIVLFFVASDCPISNRYIPEIRSLEEKFAAQHVVFWLVYPNVGETSSGVRQHEAAYGSEEHILLDPDHRLVAFAHAKLTPESAILVPEHSDAETFRTVYHGRIDDRYVQFGHERPKATQHDLERAIGDVLQHRSVEQPNGPAVGCGIIGRP